The following proteins are co-located in the Motilibacter rhizosphaerae genome:
- a CDS encoding diacylglycerol/lipid kinase family protein, which yields MRALLVANPKATSMTPGTQDVIARALGSDLKVEVVSTRHRGHAAELASEARADGLDLVIALGGDGTVNEVVNGLLADQPSGLPVPALAVVPGGSTNVFVRALGLPRDPVEATSALLQRVRAGRRREVSLGRADGRWFTFAAGVGLDAEVVRRVERHRESGRASTPGLYIRTVAETVSRDRLSGGSVVTPVTVEVPGLAPVQLRMAVFGNTRPWTFVGELPVDPFPLASFDDDLDLFGMRRIDPFTVTGVLARVLRPGRGAGGRSAVSLHGVTSAVVTADRPFPVELDGDAVELRQRLVVESVPRALTVVA from the coding sequence GTGCGCGCGCTCCTGGTGGCCAACCCCAAGGCCACGTCGATGACGCCGGGCACGCAGGACGTCATCGCCCGTGCCCTCGGCTCCGACCTCAAGGTCGAGGTGGTCTCCACGCGGCACCGCGGCCACGCCGCCGAGCTCGCGAGCGAGGCCCGCGCCGACGGGCTCGACCTCGTCATTGCGCTCGGCGGCGACGGCACCGTCAACGAGGTGGTCAACGGGCTGCTCGCGGACCAGCCCTCCGGCCTCCCCGTCCCCGCGCTCGCCGTCGTCCCGGGCGGCAGCACCAACGTCTTCGTCCGCGCGCTCGGCCTGCCCCGCGACCCGGTGGAGGCGACGAGCGCCCTGCTCCAGCGCGTCCGCGCCGGCCGCCGTCGCGAGGTCAGCCTCGGGCGCGCGGACGGGCGGTGGTTCACCTTCGCCGCCGGCGTGGGCCTCGACGCCGAGGTCGTGCGGCGGGTCGAGCGGCACCGCGAGAGCGGGCGCGCCTCCACGCCCGGGCTCTACATCCGCACGGTCGCGGAGACCGTCTCCCGCGACCGGCTGAGCGGCGGCTCGGTCGTCACCCCGGTGACCGTCGAGGTGCCGGGGCTCGCGCCCGTGCAGCTGCGGATGGCGGTGTTCGGCAACACGCGCCCGTGGACGTTCGTCGGCGAGCTGCCCGTCGACCCGTTCCCGCTGGCGTCGTTCGACGACGACCTCGACCTGTTCGGCATGCGCCGCATCGACCCGTTCACGGTCACCGGCGTGCTCGCCCGCGTGCTCCGTCCCGGACGCGGCGCCGGCGGCCGGTCTGCCGTGTCCTTGCACGGGGTGACGTCGGCCGTCGTCACGGCCGACCGTCCGTTCCCGGTGGAGCTCGACGGCGACGCCGTGGAGCTGCGACAGCGGCTCGTCGTCGAGAGCGTGCCACGCGCACTGACCGTAGTCGCCTGA
- a CDS encoding WhiB family transcriptional regulator: MDWRHEAACREEDPELFFPIGNTGPALLQIDEAKAVCRRCSVTDTCLQWALESGQDSGVWGGLSEDERRALKRRAARNRVRTA, encoded by the coding sequence ATGGACTGGCGCCACGAGGCAGCCTGTCGCGAGGAGGACCCCGAGCTGTTCTTCCCGATCGGGAACACCGGCCCGGCCCTGCTGCAGATCGACGAGGCGAAGGCCGTGTGCCGCCGCTGCTCCGTCACCGACACGTGCCTGCAGTGGGCGCTCGAGTCGGGCCAGGACTCCGGGGTGTGGGGCGGGCTGTCCGAGGACGAGCGCCGCGCGCTCAAGCGCCGCGCCGCCCGCAACCGGGTGCGCACCGCCTAG